Proteins from a genomic interval of Treponema brennaborense DSM 12168:
- a CDS encoding ATP-binding cassette domain-containing protein — protein MNNDEISIIGLKENNLKNVSLRVPKRKITVFTGVSGSGKSSIVFDTIAAESQRQMNESYSAFIRSRLPKYPKPHAEKIENLTASVIVDQSPLGGNARSTVGTISDMYASLRLLFSRIGTPYVGTSSYFSFNNPNGMCRTCAGIGKVTKINMEPLLDHEKSLNEGGIRHSLYKPGGYYWSQLERSKLFALDKKIKEFSPEEYNLLVYGNRAGITAEQIAPNGAASAKNAAAKNAVVLRESKFVEGLLPHFTRLFLNRDTSVMSKASQTHQANVLTEEPCPDCRGDRLNAAARSCRVADHTIVEMCNMEFTDLRRILAAIGDSRVSAVIETLLTSLDRLIGIGLPYLHMNRESESLSGGEAQRLKLVRYMGSSLTDLTYIFDEPSTGLHPRDVGRMNALLRNLRDKGNTVLVVEHDKDVISIADHIVDVGPHAGQDGGKIVFQGSYAQLLESDTLTGRAMKQSLPYKTHERTPRAWLSVEHATLHNLKDVSVRIPEGVLTVVTGVAGSGKSTLVSHCFADTYADRVVKVDQGPITATNRSMPASFLGFFDDIRKLFAAATGEDAGLFSFNSKGACPVCQGKGVVVTELAFMDPIVTPCEACGTSRYNERALSAAYRGKSITDVLGMTADAARSFFTEEPTAKSAAKITAQLKALTEVGLSYLTLGQPLSTLSGGERQRIKLAKYVGKKGNICILDEPTTGLHPSDTGKLLELFDRMVTKGNTVVVIEHNLDVVKRADWVIDIGPDGGKNGGQVVFTGTPRQMHDTAQTITAECLRNAE, from the coding sequence ATGAACAATGACGAAATCAGCATTATCGGATTAAAAGAAAACAACCTCAAAAACGTTTCGCTGCGCGTTCCCAAACGCAAAATCACGGTGTTTACCGGCGTGTCGGGCAGCGGCAAATCGAGCATCGTGTTCGACACGATCGCCGCCGAATCCCAGCGTCAGATGAACGAAAGTTATTCCGCGTTTATCCGCAGCCGGCTTCCCAAATATCCCAAACCGCACGCCGAAAAGATCGAAAACCTGACCGCGTCGGTCATCGTAGACCAGTCGCCGCTCGGCGGAAACGCACGCTCCACGGTAGGTACGATCAGCGATATGTACGCAAGTCTGCGGCTGCTTTTTTCGCGCATCGGAACGCCGTACGTAGGCACGTCCTCGTATTTTTCATTCAACAATCCGAACGGTATGTGCCGCACGTGCGCCGGAATCGGCAAAGTAACCAAAATAAATATGGAACCGCTGCTGGATCACGAAAAATCACTCAACGAAGGCGGCATCCGACATTCGCTGTACAAACCCGGCGGCTATTACTGGAGCCAGTTGGAACGCTCCAAACTGTTCGCCCTGGACAAAAAAATCAAAGAATTTTCACCGGAAGAATACAATCTGCTCGTATACGGGAACCGGGCGGGAATAACGGCCGAACAGATCGCCCCAAACGGCGCGGCATCCGCGAAAAACGCAGCCGCGAAAAACGCAGTCGTCCTGCGCGAAAGCAAATTCGTTGAAGGACTGCTGCCGCATTTTACCCGACTCTTTTTAAATCGCGACACCAGCGTTATGAGCAAAGCGTCTCAAACGCATCAGGCGAACGTTCTTACCGAAGAGCCGTGCCCGGACTGCCGGGGCGACCGGCTGAACGCTGCCGCACGCAGCTGCCGCGTCGCCGATCACACCATAGTCGAAATGTGCAATATGGAATTTACCGATTTACGCCGCATACTCGCCGCGATCGGCGACAGCCGGGTTTCCGCCGTAATCGAAACGCTCCTGACCAGCCTCGACAGACTTATCGGAATCGGACTGCCGTATCTGCACATGAACCGCGAATCGGAATCCCTTTCCGGCGGAGAAGCGCAGCGGCTCAAACTGGTACGCTACATGGGATCGAGTTTAACCGATCTGACGTATATATTCGACGAGCCGAGTACCGGACTGCACCCGCGCGACGTGGGGCGTATGAACGCACTCCTGCGGAATCTGCGAGACAAGGGGAACACCGTCCTCGTCGTGGAACACGACAAAGACGTCATTTCCATCGCCGATCATATCGTCGACGTCGGCCCGCACGCCGGACAGGACGGCGGAAAAATCGTCTTTCAGGGATCGTACGCACAACTGCTCGAATCGGACACACTCACCGGGCGCGCCATGAAACAGTCCCTCCCGTATAAAACGCACGAGAGAACACCGCGCGCCTGGCTCTCCGTTGAACACGCGACGCTCCACAATCTGAAAGACGTGAGCGTACGGATTCCCGAAGGCGTCCTGACCGTCGTAACCGGTGTCGCCGGAAGCGGTAAAAGTACGCTCGTTTCGCACTGCTTCGCCGACACGTACGCCGATCGCGTCGTTAAAGTGGATCAAGGTCCCATCACGGCGACGAACCGTTCCATGCCGGCAAGTTTTTTGGGATTCTTCGACGACATACGCAAACTGTTCGCCGCCGCAACCGGTGAAGACGCGGGTCTTTTCAGTTTCAATTCAAAAGGCGCATGCCCCGTCTGTCAGGGCAAAGGAGTCGTCGTAACCGAACTGGCGTTTATGGATCCGATCGTCACCCCGTGCGAAGCGTGCGGCACGTCGCGATACAACGAGCGCGCGCTTTCAGCCGCATACCGCGGAAAATCGATCACCGACGTTCTCGGCATGACCGCCGACGCCGCACGCTCGTTTTTTACTGAAGAACCGACGGCAAAATCCGCCGCAAAAATCACCGCGCAGCTGAAAGCGCTCACCGAAGTCGGCCTATCGTACCTGACGCTCGGACAGCCGCTTTCAACGCTTTCAGGCGGCGAACGGCAGCGCATCAAATTGGCTAAATACGTCGGCAAAAAGGGAAACATCTGCATTCTGGACGAACCGACGACGGGGCTGCACCCTTCCGACACCGGAAAACTGCTTGAACTGTTCGATAGAATGGTG
- a CDS encoding PhzF family phenazine biosynthesis protein codes for MNYYHVDVFSSQPLSGNGLTVVFLPQETDPQTLLHIAQEFKQFETVFIYPERDGVFPIRIFTVQEELPFAGHPVLGTAALLHELTAPDSPERKITLQIKSTGRSLSLQSLKRGAYMTVEMNQGKASVVNPEPIQNVRELCEFLRLTPQDIDDSYPMRVVSTGLAYLLIPIKQNLAYARIRKDGFEAYLAERKAKFAYFFQTDTLECRTWDNSGSYEDVATGSAAGSLVAYLVNVGAYPAETDITLSQGRFCGRPSTITGRVTRNGDVVIRGDVSFFASGTLLN; via the coding sequence ATGAATTATTATCACGTCGACGTATTTTCTTCACAGCCGCTGTCGGGCAACGGCCTGACCGTCGTATTCCTTCCGCAGGAAACGGATCCGCAGACGCTGCTGCACATTGCACAGGAATTCAAACAGTTTGAAACCGTATTCATCTATCCGGAGCGGGACGGTGTGTTCCCCATCAGGATATTCACCGTGCAGGAAGAACTGCCGTTCGCCGGTCACCCGGTGTTGGGAACGGCCGCTCTCCTGCACGAATTGACCGCTCCCGACTCCCCCGAACGGAAAATCACCCTGCAAATCAAATCCACCGGCAGAAGTCTCAGTCTGCAAAGTCTGAAACGCGGCGCGTATATGACCGTTGAAATGAATCAGGGCAAAGCATCCGTTGTCAATCCGGAACCGATTCAAAACGTGCGGGAACTGTGCGAATTTTTGCGCCTTACGCCGCAGGATATCGACGACTCGTATCCGATGCGCGTCGTTTCCACCGGACTCGCATATCTGCTGATTCCGATCAAGCAGAACCTCGCGTACGCCCGTATCCGTAAAGACGGATTTGAAGCGTATCTGGCCGAACGGAAAGCAAAATTCGCCTATTTTTTTCAGACCGATACGCTCGAATGCCGCACGTGGGACAATTCCGGCTCGTACGAAGACGTCGCCACCGGCAGCGCCGCCGGTTCGCTCGTCGCGTACCTCGTGAACGTCGGCGCGTATCCCGCGGAAACGGACATAACGCTCAGTCAAGGCCGCTTCTGCGGCAGACCCAGCACCATAACCGGACGGGTTACCCGGAACGGCGACGTCGTTATCCGCGGCGACGTATCCTTTTTCGCATCGGGAACGCTCCTGAACTGA
- a CDS encoding YkgJ family cysteine cluster protein, with translation MRHLSKLSKRDFDATVHRYHDEVFAEIDCTECGLCCRNLGPVFRNTDVMHICSAIGTNEKEFRNRYLMQDPDGVGYMLKELPCPFQEADNTCAVYEERTLSCRNFPHTKSVNVQKKLVGLALDSLYCPAAFLICEKIMENYK, from the coding sequence ATGCGGCATCTTTCAAAGCTCAGCAAACGCGACTTCGACGCAACCGTGCACCGTTACCACGACGAAGTTTTTGCGGAAATCGACTGCACCGAATGCGGTTTGTGCTGCCGGAATCTGGGACCGGTGTTCCGCAATACCGACGTCATGCATATCTGCTCCGCCATCGGTACGAACGAAAAAGAGTTCAGAAACCGCTACTTGATGCAAGATCCCGACGGCGTCGGCTATATGCTCAAAGAGCTGCCCTGCCCGTTTCAGGAAGCCGACAACACGTGCGCCGTCTACGAAGAGCGAACCCTGTCGTGCAGGAATTTTCCGCACACCAAATCGGTGAACGTACAGAAAAAACTGGTCGGCTTGGCGCTCGACTCCCTGTATTGCCCGGCCGCCTTTCTCATCTGCGAAAAAATCATGGAAAACTATAAATGA
- a CDS encoding pyridoxamine 5'-phosphate oxidase family protein, protein MYIPQIEHILRTLSEKRIMVLATSRDGQVTARNMSVLVDYDAVYCQTDSRMEKTHAVERNPRAAYCVDNYQIYGTARVIGTWDDHPELRQKFKAVHAGSYERYKNLTTEVVIAFQIERIQIWEYENDIPYIVTADLLRNTYEKTEYTIA, encoded by the coding sequence ATGTACATACCGCAAATCGAACATATTCTGCGCACCCTGTCGGAAAAACGAATCATGGTGCTCGCAACGTCCCGGGACGGGCAGGTAACCGCCCGCAATATGAGCGTGCTCGTCGATTACGACGCCGTCTACTGTCAAACCGACTCCCGAATGGAAAAAACGCACGCCGTCGAACGGAACCCACGCGCCGCCTATTGCGTCGACAATTACCAAATTTACGGTACGGCGCGCGTCATCGGCACTTGGGACGACCACCCCGAACTCAGGCAAAAATTCAAAGCCGTCCACGCCGGTTCCTACGAGCGTTATAAAAACCTCACAACCGAAGTCGTCATCGCATTCCAAATCGAGCGCATCCAAATCTGGGAATACGAAAACGATATCCCGTACATCGTCACCGCCGATTTACTCCGGAACACGTACGAAAAAACGGAATATACGATTGCATAA
- a CDS encoding phosphopentomutase: MKYKRVFIIVLDSLGIGAMADSASFGDFDVDTLGHIARSVPTLHIPNLRKLGLANLHSVSTVAPAERPLGYYARLNEASNGKDTMTGHWEMMGLHTTEPFRTFTDTGFPQELIDELSARTGRTVIGNKSASGTEILEELAEEELAHGHLIVYTSADSVLQICGNEETMGLETLYRYCEIARELTMKEEWKVGRVIARPYTGSKRGEFKRTANRHDYALKPYGKTVLNALAEAGYSVVSVGKINDIFVGEGITEAHKSESSVHGMKQTIEIADTDFTGLCFTNLVDFDALWGHRRNPRGYAEELERFDAELGILTEKLTDSDLLILTADHGNDPTYTGTDHTREQVPFIAWSPGFYASAGSGRNGLPENGKLPDYDTFAVIGATVADNFGVAMPEGTIGRSILSALR, from the coding sequence ATGAAGTATAAAAGAGTTTTTATCATCGTCCTCGACTCGCTCGGAATAGGCGCGATGGCGGACTCTGCGTCGTTCGGAGATTTCGACGTAGACACGCTCGGACACATAGCCCGTTCCGTTCCGACGCTGCACATTCCGAACTTGCGGAAACTCGGCCTGGCCAATCTGCATTCCGTCAGCACCGTTGCACCGGCCGAACGGCCGCTCGGTTATTACGCCCGCCTCAACGAAGCGAGCAACGGCAAAGACACCATGACCGGACACTGGGAAATGATGGGGCTTCATACGACCGAACCGTTCCGGACGTTTACCGACACGGGATTTCCGCAGGAACTGATAGACGAACTGTCCGCACGCACCGGCAGAACCGTTATCGGCAATAAAAGTGCGAGCGGTACGGAAATTCTGGAAGAACTGGCGGAAGAAGAACTCGCGCACGGACACCTGATAGTATACACGTCGGCTGACTCGGTTCTGCAAATATGCGGAAACGAAGAAACGATGGGACTTGAAACGCTGTACCGGTACTGCGAAATCGCCCGGGAACTGACGATGAAAGAAGAATGGAAAGTCGGCAGAGTTATCGCACGCCCGTATACCGGAAGCAAACGCGGCGAATTCAAACGGACTGCGAACCGCCACGACTACGCCTTGAAGCCGTACGGCAAAACCGTTCTCAACGCACTCGCCGAAGCCGGATACAGCGTCGTATCGGTCGGAAAAATCAACGACATTTTTGTCGGAGAAGGAATTACCGAAGCCCATAAATCCGAAAGTTCCGTGCACGGCATGAAACAGACGATCGAAATTGCGGACACGGATTTTACCGGACTGTGTTTTACAAATCTGGTCGATTTCGACGCGCTGTGGGGCCACCGGCGCAATCCGCGCGGATACGCCGAAGAACTCGAACGGTTCGACGCGGAGCTGGGCATACTGACGGAAAAACTCACCGATTCCGATCTGCTGATTCTGACCGCCGATCACGGCAACGACCCGACGTATACGGGAACCGACCACACCCGCGAACAAGTTCCCTTCATCGCATGGTCGCCCGGCTTTTACGCTTCAGCCGGCAGCGGACGCAACGGGCTTCCCGAAAACGGAAAACTGCCCGATTACGACACGTTCGCAGTTATCGGAGCAACCGTCGCGGACAACTTCGGCGTAGCGATGCCCGAAGGAACGATCGGCCGGTCGATTCTTTCCGCACTGCGCTAA
- the udp gene encoding uridine phosphorylase, protein MQNYSGEADLQYHLQIRPGQVGRYVIMPGDPKRCAKIARYLDDAVQIADSREYVTFTGTLDGQKVSVTSTGIGGPSASIAMEELVRCGADTFVRIGTCGGMDVDVKGGDIVVATGAIRAEGTSKEYAPIEFPAVANLDVTNALVHAAQKLALPYHAGIVQCKDAFYGQHEPETKPVSYELQNKWEAWLRMGCKASEMESAALFIVADYLKVRCGSAFLVVGNQERQKAGMDNPIVHDTDAAIRVTVEAIRHLIADDAKKEEPAEAYEV, encoded by the coding sequence ATGCAAAACTATTCTGGAGAAGCGGATCTGCAGTACCATCTGCAAATCAGACCCGGTCAAGTCGGTCGGTACGTCATTATGCCCGGAGACCCGAAACGATGTGCCAAAATTGCACGGTATTTGGACGACGCGGTGCAAATCGCCGACAGCCGTGAATACGTTACGTTCACCGGCACGCTGGACGGCCAAAAAGTCAGCGTAACGTCTACGGGAATCGGCGGACCGTCGGCATCCATCGCAATGGAAGAATTGGTTCGCTGCGGCGCCGACACGTTCGTCAGAATCGGCACCTGCGGCGGTATGGACGTCGATGTCAAAGGCGGCGACATCGTCGTCGCAACCGGTGCCATCAGGGCGGAAGGTACGAGCAAAGAATACGCTCCCATCGAATTTCCGGCTGTCGCGAATCTGGACGTTACCAACGCGCTGGTTCACGCCGCGCAAAAACTCGCCCTGCCGTACCACGCCGGCATCGTCCAATGCAAGGACGCCTTTTACGGCCAGCACGAACCGGAAACGAAACCGGTCAGTTACGAGTTGCAGAACAAATGGGAAGCCTGGCTCCGCATGGGATGCAAAGCGTCCGAAATGGAATCGGCAGCACTGTTCATCGTTGCCGATTATCTGAAAGTGCGCTGCGGCTCGGCGTTTCTTGTCGTCGGAAATCAGGAACGGCAAAAGGCGGGAATGGATAATCCCATCGTGCACGACACCGACGCAGCCATCCGCGTAACCGTCGAAGCCATACGGCACCTTATCGCCGACGACGCAAAAAAAGAGGAACCCGCTGAAGCCTATGAAGTATAA